A region of Pyxidicoccus parkwaysis DNA encodes the following proteins:
- a CDS encoding serine/threonine-protein kinase has product MPKPAINRDTVSGEALFILRNLRENGRLGRSNKLAEVKAALEPSVSLEFDNYFFFLRKFHYIAMDREAQLKLTEQGERVAGGDLQERFTTEVGEFFADQLVAAEDEPPVAPGTDEPLLVPPPPPELLLDETEVLAPPQPPAPPAPPPPMPPAQQRPSRTAMPALEVTVPSATPLPLPPPTGPSPAAAPTPVARAETPAPEPRREATVITSAARAEAPAPEPRREATIISPAPFAPTPQTPAASSAPLPSITSPLAAAPMPPPAAPAPAAAPAAAAPAPKGAEMDLRYQKFDPIGTGPLGTVFKGRFTALGLDICLKELKDIFGYFSFLQRGEVLKRLKKELCAQAQVRHPGVVQVVDQNVDAARPYFVLELMHGSLKERLEAGGGNGIPVPVALRTFLQMAYGLRAAHAAGLTHHNLKPENVLFDAYGNAKLSDFGLGRVVEVDATKGMPQVFVGTGGMSYMAPELMNRGAKEPGAAADVYGLGILLYEMLTGQIPGRRSPLPSEVNPEAPSGLDQLFDKATQDKREQRYPDVDAMLEDFYKAFPDNEFLKRGDLIVSSDAPKE; this is encoded by the coding sequence ATGCCGAAGCCCGCCATCAACCGCGACACCGTCAGTGGCGAGGCGCTGTTCATCCTCCGCAACCTGAGGGAGAACGGCCGTCTTGGACGCTCCAACAAGCTGGCCGAAGTGAAGGCCGCGCTCGAGCCGTCCGTGTCGCTGGAGTTCGACAACTACTTCTTCTTCCTGCGCAAGTTCCACTACATCGCCATGGACCGCGAGGCCCAGCTCAAGCTCACCGAGCAGGGCGAGCGCGTGGCGGGTGGCGACCTGCAGGAGCGCTTCACCACCGAGGTGGGCGAGTTCTTCGCGGATCAGCTCGTCGCCGCCGAGGACGAGCCGCCCGTGGCGCCCGGCACCGACGAGCCGCTGCTGGTGCCGCCGCCCCCGCCGGAGCTGCTGCTGGATGAGACGGAGGTCCTGGCTCCTCCGCAGCCGCCGGCCCCGCCCGCGCCGCCGCCGCCCATGCCTCCGGCCCAGCAGCGCCCCTCGCGTACGGCCATGCCCGCGCTGGAGGTGACGGTGCCGTCGGCCACGCCGCTGCCGCTGCCTCCGCCCACCGGGCCCTCGCCGGCCGCCGCGCCCACGCCCGTGGCCCGCGCGGAGACGCCCGCCCCCGAGCCGCGCAGGGAGGCAACCGTCATCACGTCGGCGGCCCGCGCCGAGGCGCCCGCCCCCGAGCCGCGCAGGGAGGCGACCATCATCTCGCCCGCGCCCTTCGCTCCCACGCCTCAGACTCCGGCCGCCAGCTCCGCGCCGCTGCCCTCCATCACCTCGCCGCTCGCCGCCGCCCCCATGCCTCCTCCCGCTGCTCCCGCCCCCGCCGCCGCGCCAGCCGCCGCCGCTCCCGCCCCGAAGGGCGCGGAGATGGACCTGCGCTACCAGAAGTTCGACCCCATCGGCACCGGGCCGCTCGGCACCGTCTTCAAGGGGCGCTTCACCGCGCTCGGGCTGGACATCTGCCTCAAGGAGCTGAAGGACATCTTCGGCTACTTCTCCTTCCTCCAGCGCGGCGAGGTGCTCAAGCGGCTGAAGAAGGAGCTGTGTGCCCAGGCCCAGGTTCGCCACCCGGGCGTGGTGCAGGTGGTGGACCAGAACGTGGACGCGGCTCGGCCGTACTTCGTGCTGGAGCTGATGCACGGCAGCCTGAAGGAGCGCCTGGAGGCGGGCGGTGGCAACGGCATACCGGTGCCCGTCGCGCTGCGCACCTTCCTGCAGATGGCGTACGGCCTGCGCGCCGCGCACGCCGCCGGCCTCACGCACCACAACCTCAAGCCGGAGAACGTCCTCTTCGACGCGTACGGCAACGCGAAGCTGTCCGACTTCGGCCTCGGCCGCGTGGTGGAGGTGGACGCCACCAAGGGCATGCCCCAGGTCTTCGTCGGCACGGGCGGCATGTCCTATATGGCCCCCGAGCTGATGAACCGCGGCGCCAAGGAGCCGGGCGCGGCCGCGGACGTGTACGGGCTGGGCATCCTCCTCTACGAGATGCTCACCGGGCAGATTCCGGGTCGCCGCTCGCCGCTGCCCTCCGAGGTGAATCCCGAGGCCCCCAGCGGCCTGGACCAGCTCTTCGACAAGGCCACCCAGGACAAGCGCGAGCAGCGCTACCCCGACGTGGACGCGATGCTGGAGGACTTCTACAAGGCCTTCCCGGACAACGAGTTCCTCAAGCGCGGAGACCTCATCGTCTCCTCGGACGCGCCGAAGGAATGA
- a CDS encoding TIGR02266 family protein gives MSPGPENKRQHTRVPAVLRVDYTDGRQARDVTENLSHTGLFVQTEQAFSLGDPVRLALSFPGLLDPVEVAGTVAWVRPAASDHPGGVGVRVEREEDRRKLGDILSAAGADSHASHAEHEGYRVLIVEDNPHIIEMYSYVLKKLASGELHGKVPLEVHFAPDGHHALLMLREGRFNLVMTDLYMPVMDGFALVERMREEEALRAIPIIAISAGGKEAQDRAMQLGVDIYLRKPVRFVEVLETVKQLLRIK, from the coding sequence ATGAGCCCGGGACCAGAGAACAAGCGCCAGCACACCCGGGTCCCGGCCGTGCTGAGGGTGGACTACACGGACGGGCGCCAGGCCCGGGACGTCACGGAGAACCTGTCACATACGGGGCTCTTCGTGCAGACCGAGCAGGCGTTCTCCCTCGGTGACCCGGTGCGGCTCGCACTTTCTTTCCCGGGGCTTCTGGATCCGGTAGAAGTGGCCGGAACCGTGGCCTGGGTGAGGCCGGCGGCCTCCGATCATCCCGGAGGTGTGGGCGTCCGCGTCGAGCGCGAAGAGGACCGGCGGAAACTGGGTGACATCTTGAGTGCGGCAGGAGCTGACAGCCACGCGTCCCACGCCGAGCACGAGGGGTACCGCGTGCTCATCGTCGAGGACAACCCGCACATCATCGAGATGTACAGCTACGTGCTGAAGAAGCTGGCCAGCGGGGAGCTGCACGGCAAGGTACCCCTGGAGGTCCACTTCGCTCCGGACGGGCACCACGCGCTCCTCATGCTGCGCGAGGGCCGCTTCAACCTGGTGATGACGGACCTGTACATGCCGGTGATGGACGGCTTCGCCCTCGTGGAGCGCATGCGCGAGGAGGAGGCCCTGCGCGCCATCCCCATCATCGCCATCTCCGCGGGCGGCAAGGAGGCGCAGGACCGCGCCATGCAGCTCGGCGTGGACATCTACCTGCGCAAGCCCGTGCGCTTCGTGGAAGTGCTGGAGACGGTGAAGCAGCTCTTGCGCATCAAGTAG
- a CDS encoding NADH-quinone oxidoreductase subunit NuoE family protein, whose amino-acid sequence MAEPLFTPEEQKKFDAGIAEIISHYPPDRKSAGMLPALRLLQELKGWLPPEGLRLVAKHLEVTPERAMEVASFYVMYHLKKPGKYVIDVCTNLSCSLWGAEKMLAYLEEKLGLKAGEANEKFTLRETECLASCGTAPCLQINEDHHESLTKAKLDAILAKLS is encoded by the coding sequence ATGGCGGAGCCCCTGTTCACCCCTGAAGAGCAGAAGAAGTTCGACGCGGGTATCGCGGAGATCATCTCGCACTACCCCCCGGATCGCAAAAGCGCGGGCATGCTCCCGGCGCTGCGGCTGCTGCAGGAGCTCAAGGGCTGGCTCCCGCCGGAAGGCCTGAGGCTGGTGGCGAAGCACCTGGAGGTCACTCCGGAGCGCGCCATGGAAGTGGCGAGCTTCTACGTGATGTACCACCTCAAGAAGCCGGGCAAGTACGTCATCGACGTCTGCACCAACCTCTCCTGCTCGCTCTGGGGCGCGGAGAAGATGCTCGCCTATCTGGAGGAGAAGCTCGGCCTCAAGGCGGGTGAAGCCAACGAGAAGTTCACCTTGCGCGAGACGGAGTGCCTCGCCTCCTGCGGCACGGCGCCGTGCCTGCAAATCAACGAGGATCATCACGAGAGCCTCACCAAGGCGAAGCTGGACGCCATCCTGGCCAAGCTGAGCTGA